From one Coffea eugenioides isolate CCC68of chromosome 11, Ceug_1.0, whole genome shotgun sequence genomic stretch:
- the LOC113752422 gene encoding putative late blight resistance protein homolog R1A-3 yields the protein MESNCADSTIEQLTKLLSRPCLTLPMKHQIQDLQLELRFLKMFFYCSTKFSGPDEDIMGVKSVQNNAESTLESAGKALYQAGYFAIIGIDVKDWDRLASDLLQKVCMLKPEIRRLCIHWLESSSQTKSSTSDEILEFMDSILVNLKDLVSLKADIVVPVKIQIRSLENKLRFSRNFVDFTAKRCISHGKLEDFLTYIQAWANSAACMLLRYWVDFMNENMELHLKAVLSATLLKVMPSTPAVAEMYLELLKASKSLPTDALLMGEIVASFIDFLLENLALSLKDKYAILREGLIFLMIFLLDPPKECTRKTENVSWTNVDILNSLVESLVCSLYTDPTEDDTSKRDVLSDLLEKIEKVKVEVRALYLETSSSSQSNFPKINGMGFIDFLTVDFTDIVKCEASFIPFAENKVMTVHEELLYFRSFLCDIMNLQNKHEELKALWTQIINLAYQVENVISSFSIVDIPIWYNIIRFSNMLEEIKLVKNEVTKLKQKYNIGKRIAETNSMHGHPSQVKTSKIDETVVGFMDEAKEIIRLLTGPSRRLEIVAIVGMPGVGKTTLAKKVYNDPFLASRFQIQAWCFVSQVYTPRDLLLAILKTVIDSGRDVDLSKFSDGDLALKLKQCLSKQKYLVVMDDIWEIKAWNDIKLSFPDDRTESRIMFTSQNRILASDAGLTSNTYPLSPLTEEKSWEFLREKLFLKGDCPHELSRIGEQIVKHCEGLPLAISVIAGLLAKEKKNVNWWNQVEGSLHSNATSDGYMGTLELSFTHLSYSLKPCFLYFGSFQKGEVISAQKLTLLWSAEGLIKRTERESSQILAKGYLTELRDRSLVIVSERSFDGGIKACRVHDLLYDFCAGKAKDEKFLHVAEKSEVSHSSLDPATHGYCRLCIHGDLEAFMSSVPPCPCVCSLQFFGTTRWNQSYSNLVGSDIFNRFKFLKVLNLERVCLDCPFPEEVISIIRLRYIAIWGYITAVPASLAKLRKLETLIVKGMEKFIHLPDTIWKMKSLMHVEVSETAVLSLGDYEDEESCQLGNMVTFASLSLSHVGDTEKLLGRLRRVQKLRCVLMESKDYQKTGIQFPALSSLEDLQSLQLSIDGSHEQVFYCWLRIQFKGFSFPSGLRKLTLYKLGLPWRAMSTIRKLRFLEVLKLRQHSFRGKIWNMEGEEFRKLKFLEVSNLDIVHWKARTNPLPSLEQLVVGECLELVEIPFRFAEIQDLEEILLRRYNNELLKSAQEIVEEAMIEDGREIRLLKFR from the coding sequence ATGGAGAGCAATTGTGCTGATTCTACCATTGAACAGCTCACAAAGCTATTGAGTCGACCATGCCTGACTTTGCCTATGAAACACCAAATCCAGGATCTGCAACTGGAACTGAGATTCCTGAAAATGTTCTTTTACTGCTCCACAAAGTTCAGTGGTCCTGATGAGGATATTATGGGCGTGAAATCGGTCCAGAATAATGCTGAATCTACTTTAGAATCAGCAGGAAAGGCCCTCTATCAAGCTGGATATTTTGCAATCATTGGAATAGATGTTAAAGACTGGGACCGTTTGGCATCCGATCTGCTACAAAAAGTCTGCATGTTAAAGCCTGAAATCAGAAGACTCTGCATTCATTGGCTAGAAAGCTCATCGCAAACCAAGTCCTCCACAAGTGATGAGATCCTGGAATTCATGGATTCCATCCTCGTGAATCTTAAGGATCTTGTCAGCTTGAAAGCTGATATTGTTGTTCCTGTGAAGATACAAATCCGATCTCTTGAAAACAAGCTAAGGTTTTCCAGAAACTTTGTTGACTTCACAGCAAAGCGCTGCATTAGTCATGGCAAATTGGAAGATTTCTTGACATACATTCAAGCTTGGGCTAATAGCGCTGCCTGTATGTTACTTCGGTACTGGGTGGATTTTATGAATGAAAACATGGAACTTCATTTGAAAGCTGTGCTTTCTGCTACGCTGCTGAAGGTCATGCCTTCTACTCCAGCAGTCGCAGAGATGTATCTTGAACTCCTGAAAGCTTCAAAGTCTTTGCCAACAGATGCTCTTTTGATGGGAGAAATTGTAGCTAGCTTTATTGACTttcttcttgaaaatcttgcgCTTTCTTTGAAGGATAAGTATGCAATTCTTCGGGAAGGGCTGATATTCTTGATGATTTTTCTCTTGGATCCCCCAAAGGAATGCacaagaaaaacagaaaatgtATCTTGGACGAATGTTGATATTCTGAACAGTTTAGTGGAATCTCTGGTTTGCTCGCTCTACACTGATCCGACCGAGGATGACACTTCCAAGAGAGATGTTCTTTCAGATTTGCTGGAAAAGATTGAGAAAGTCAAGGTAGAGGTCAGAGCGCTTTATCTTGAGACCTCAAGCTCATCACAGTCTAACTTCCCCAAGATTAATGGAATGGGATTCATTGATTTCCTCACAGTGGATTTCACTGACATAGTGAAATGTGAGGCCAGTTTCATCCCCTTTGCAGAAAATAAAGTTATGACAGTCCATGAGGAGCTGTTATATTTCAGGTCCTTTCTTTGTGATATCATGAATCTGCAAAATAAGCATGAGGAGTTAAAGGCTCTCTGGACACAAATCATCAATTTGGCATACCAGGTGGAGAATGTTATCAGCTCTTTTTCTATTGTTGACATTCCTATTTGGTACAACATAATACGCTTCTCCAATATGCTAGAAGAAATCAAGCTGGTCAAGAATGAGGTGACGAAGTTGAAGCAGAAATATAACATTGGAAAGAGAATTGCTGAGACAAATTCCATGCATGGCCATCCGTCTCAagttaaaacttcaaaaatcGATGAAACTGTTGTAGGTTTCATGGATGAGGCAAAAGAGATAATTAGGTTGCTTACCGGACCATCCAGAAGGCTAGAAATTGTTGCGATTGTTGGTATGCCTGGAGTAGGTAAGACAACTCTAGCTAAGAAAGTTTATAATGATCCTTTCCTTGCATCTCGGTTCCAAATACAGGCATGGTGCTTTGTTTCTCAAGTGTATACTCCTAGAGACTTGTTACTTGCCATTTTAAAGACTGTTATTGATAGTGGCCGTGATGTTGATTTATCCAAATTTAGCGATGGAGACTTGGCTTTAAAGCTCAAACAATGCTTAAGTAAACAGAAGTACCTCGTGGTAATGGATGATATTTGGGAAATTAAAGCTTGGAATGATATAAAACTATCATTTCCAGATGATCGAACAGAAAGTAGAATAATGTTCACGAGTCAAAATCGTATTCTGGCTTCAGATGCTGGTCTAACTAGCAACACCTATCCACTCTCTCCACTGACTGAGGAGAAAAGTTGGGAGTTTTTACGAGAGAAGCTATTTCTCAAAGGTGACTGCCCTCATGAGCTATCAAGAATCGGGGAGCAGATTGTGAAACATTGTGAAGGACTGCCTCTGGCAATAAGTGTTATTGCAGGTCTACTTgcgaaggaaaagaagaatgtaAACTGGTGGAATCAAGTTGAAGGAAGTTTACATTCAAATGCTACTAGTGATGGGTACATGGGAACTCTGGAACTGAGCTTCACGCATTTATCTTATTCGTTGAAACCATGTTTCCTTTACTTTGGATCATTTCAGAAGGGCGAAGTAATTAGTGCCCAGAAGTTGACCCTGTTATGGAGTGCTGAAGGACTCATAAAGAGAACCGAGAGGGAGAGCTCTCAAATTCTGGCAAAGGGTTACTTGACGGAGCTAAGGGATCGAAGTTTAGTAATTGTTTCTGAAAGAAGCTTCGACGGAGGAATAAAAGCTTGCCGTGTTCATGATCTGCTATATGATTTTTGCGCAGGAAAAGCTAAAGATGAAAAGTTTCTACATGTGGCGGAGAAGTCAGAGGTTTCTCATAGTTCTTTGGATCCTGCAACGCATGGCTATTGCCGATTGTGCATTCATGGTGACTTGGAAGCTTTCATGAGCTCTGTACCTCCTTGTCCATGTGTATGCTCTCTTCAATTCTTTGGCACCACTAGATGGAATCAGTCATACTCTAACTTGGTTGGCTCTGACATATTTAACCGATTTAAATTTCTTAAAGTGTTGAATTTGGAGAGAGTCTGTCTGGATTGCCCTTTTCCAGAAGAAGTAATATCAATAATTCGTCTGAGGTATATAGCAATTTGGGGTTATATTACAGCTGTTCCTGCATCGCTAGCCAAACTTCGGAAGCTGGAAACACTGATCGTAAAAGGAATGgaaaaattcattcatttgCCTGATACCATCTGGAAGATGAAAAGCTTAATGCATGTTGAAGTAAGTGAAACGGCTGTTCTCTCCTTGGGTGACTATGAGGATGAGGAGTCCTGTCAATTGGGTAATATGGTGACCTTTGCTTCACTATCTCTTTCTCATGTAGGAGATACAGAGAAGCTGTTAGGGAGGTTAAGGAGAGTTCAGAAGCTGAGATGCGTACTTATGGAGTCAAAGGATTATCAAAAGACGGGCATTCAATTTCCAGCACTGTCCTCCTTAGAAGATCTTCAATCATTGCAATTGTCAATCGATGGTTCTCATGAGCAAGTGTTCTATTGTTGGTTGCGCATTCAGTTTAAGGGATTTAGCTTTCCGTCAGGGCTTAGGAAACTGACCTTGTATAAGTTGGGTCTACCATGGAGGGCAATGTCAACAATTAGGAAGCTGCGATTTCTTGAGGTACTGAAATTGCGACAGCATTCCTTTCGGGGCAAGATATGGAACATGGAAGGTGAAGAATTCAGAAAGCTCAAATTCTTAGAAGTGTCAAACTTAGATATCGTGCACTGGAAGGCCCGCACAAATCCCCTTCCCAGCCTTGAGCAACTTGTTGTGGGAGAGTGTCTTGAACTTGTGGAGATTCCTTTTCGCTTTGCAGAAATTCAAGATCTGGAGGAAATTCTGTTAAGGAGGTACAACAATGAATTGCTGAAATCAGCTCAGGAAATTGTCGAAGAAGCGATGATTGAAGACGGCAGGGAAATTCGTTTACTCAAGTTCCGTTAA